The following is a genomic window from Collimonas fungivorans Ter331.
CCCCGGCGCGGCCGATCAGCCAGCCGCTGGCCAGGTTGGAAAATATGAAAGTGCCGGTCAACGGCAGGAACGCCAGCCCGGCTTGCAGCGAATTGTAGCCCTGCACTTTCTGCAGGTAAAAGCTGATCACGAAGATCACGCCGTAGTAGGAAAAATTCACCAGCACGCCAAACAGTACTGCAGCGGTAAAGCTGGTCTGGCGGAAGAAGTTCAAGGGCAGCATCGGATGGGCCACTTTCTGTTCCACCATGATGAACGCGGCGCCGGCGATCAACGCCAGGCAGAATCCGGCCAATACCAGCGGATGGCTCAGTCCTAGCGGATGCAGTTCGATCACCGCGCCAACCAGCCCGGTCAGTGCGACAATCGCCAGTATCTGTCCCAGCCCATCGAAGGAATGTGTATGTACCTTGCTTGCCATGGCAGGCACCACGCGCAAGGTCAGCAGGAAACCGAGGATGCAGATCGGAATATTTACCCAGAAGATGCTGCGCCATCCGGCGGTCGCCAGCAGCAAGCCGCCCAGCACCGGGCCGGCGGCAATCGAGACGCCGCCGGCGGCGGTCCAGAGTCCGATCGCCTTGGCCAGCAATTTTTTATCGTGGGCGCAAGCGCGGTTCAGGATCGCCAGCGAACTGGGCACCAGCAGCGCCGCGCCTATGCCCTGGATGGCGCGGGCGATGTTGAGGAAACCGGCATTGGGCGCCAGCCCGCAGGCGGCCGAGGCCAAGGCGAACAGCAGGAATCCGGCCAGGAACGGGCGCTTGGAACCGAACTTGTCGCCCAAGGCGCCGGCCGACAGCAGGAATACCGCGAAACCGAGGGTATAGGCATCCACCACCCACTGCAAAGCCGAGACGCGCGCACCCAGGTCGGCGCCGATCTGCGGCAGAGCGACATTGACGATGGTGATGTCCAGCTGGACGATGACAAAAGCAAAACTGCTGGCCGCAATCGTCCAGCCCGGTGCGGGCATGGCAGCTTTCACAACAGCTGTGTCAGCTGTTCGCGCTGGTCGGGATGATGTCATTGCGGCGACTCCGTTACCTAAGTGATCAAGACTCAATTCTGGGCCAGTCGCAGCCGCTTGTCATGCAACAACAGTACGGTTACCATCAAACTATGAACGACGAACCCGACCTCAGCCGGCTGGCGCGCACCATCGGCGATCCGACCCGCATCCAGATGCTGGCGCTGCTGATGGAGGGACGCGCCCTGACTGCCAAGGAACTGGCCTACGGCACCGACATCAAGCCCGCCACCGCCACTGCGCACTTGCGCCAGTTGGTGGACGACAAGCTGCTCGACATGACCTC
Proteins encoded in this region:
- a CDS encoding MFS transporter, yielding MPAPGWTIAASSFAFVIVQLDITIVNVALPQIGADLGARVSALQWVVDAYTLGFAVFLLSAGALGDKFGSKRPFLAGFLLFALASAACGLAPNAGFLNIARAIQGIGAALLVPSSLAILNRACAHDKKLLAKAIGLWTAAGGVSIAAGPVLGGLLLATAGWRSIFWVNIPICILGFLLTLRVVPAMASKVHTHSFDGLGQILAIVALTGLVGAVIELHPLGLSHPLVLAGFCLALIAGAAFIMVEQKVAHPMLPLNFFRQTSFTAAVLFGVLVNFSYYGVIFVISFYLQKVQGYNSLQAGLAFLPLTGTFIFSNLASGWLIGRAGVRLPMVLGGLVGAIGYGVLGAFGIASHASFLHMLPGFLLIPVGMGLAVPAMTTSILSSVEKDRAGTASAVLNTARQVGGAVGVAVFGALVSDSFGGNMVSGVRIAMWTATVLLLAAAGLGYLVRPVGSK